In the Bacteroidota bacterium genome, one interval contains:
- the rfbB gene encoding dTDP-glucose 4,6-dehydratase, whose product MKRVLVTGGAGFIGSNFIRYFLARNPDVDVINFDKLTYAGNLENLADVESNTRYHFVKGDICERSEVESVFKKFGFDSVVHFAAESHVDRSILGSSVFVQTNVAGTHVVLDVAKECGIRRFLHVSTDEVYGSLGSTGKFTEETPLHPNSPYSASKAGSDLLALAYHHTHGVPVIVTRCSNNYGPYQFPEKLIPLMIINALNDKPLPVYGDGLNVRDWLHVVDHCGAIEAVLQSGKPGEVYNIGGNNEWKNIDIVKLILQKVGKPESLIRFVKDRPGHDRRYAIDAAKIKNEIGWTPSYTFERGIEETVQWYLNNRNWWSRVMTGEYQEYYQKQYDEVAKS is encoded by the coding sequence ATGAAACGTGTTCTAGTTACCGGCGGTGCCGGATTCATCGGCAGTAATTTCATCCGCTATTTTCTTGCCCGTAATCCTGACGTTGACGTCATCAACTTTGATAAACTGACGTACGCCGGCAATCTCGAGAACCTTGCGGATGTTGAAAGCAACACGCGCTATCATTTTGTCAAGGGCGACATATGCGAACGAAGCGAAGTTGAATCAGTGTTCAAGAAATTCGGCTTTGACTCTGTTGTTCACTTTGCCGCCGAGTCGCATGTCGACCGGAGTATTCTGGGTTCATCCGTCTTTGTGCAGACCAATGTTGCAGGAACACATGTCGTGCTCGATGTTGCAAAGGAGTGCGGCATTCGGCGGTTCCTTCATGTTTCCACGGACGAAGTGTACGGTTCGCTCGGTTCAACGGGGAAATTCACCGAAGAAACACCGCTCCACCCCAACAGTCCGTATTCGGCAAGCAAGGCGGGTTCGGATTTGCTGGCGCTTGCATATCATCACACGCACGGGGTTCCCGTGATTGTCACCCGATGCTCGAACAACTACGGGCCGTACCAGTTCCCCGAAAAACTCATTCCCCTCATGATCATCAATGCCTTGAATGACAAACCTCTGCCTGTGTATGGAGACGGTTTGAATGTGAGAGATTGGCTTCACGTGGTTGATCATTGTGGTGCAATCGAGGCGGTATTGCAGTCGGGAAAGCCCGGCGAAGTGTACAACATCGGCGGCAACAATGAATGGAAGAACATTGACATTGTGAAGTTGATATTGCAGAAGGTCGGAAAGCCGGAGTCGCTCATTCGGTTCGTGAAAGATCGTCCCGGCCACGACCGGCGTTATGCGATCGATGCCGCAAAAATCAAGAACGAAATCGGATGGACTCCGTCGTACACATTTGAACGGGGGATAGAGGAGACCGTTCAGTGGTATTTGAACAATCGAAATTGGTGGAGCAGGGTCATGACAGGAGAATATCAGGAATACTATCAGAAGCAGTACGATGAGGTGGCAAAATCATGA
- a CDS encoding SLBB domain-containing protein — MNGACTKFFVIAVMLVLSCPVHGQVSSGISLPDLLKMRPEIASDAKDAGGKQVPMDAPVDPAEYFVGPGDLLALNIWSSMPVAHQLTVTPEGTLLIPNVGVVDVKEQTLETVKKSVSALVVRKYPSAEVTLSLVSARRIVVQVTGDVFFEGKHEISSLQRVDNLIDIANDPPRTVTDAGVFREAMYIRRSSSVRNIIIQRKNGRRLRADLIKYRATGDNIHNPYLREGDQVFVPARRDIAIGVTGGVRQPGNFEFVSGDSLSDLISMGFGFRREADSTNGILTRLSPDAIAMEKVFVNPAAIVSGREANIALRPGDRLVIKNIPDPRKAYIVDIQGEIAYPGQYPLTENSTKLSEVIRAAGGFSSEANIKGATLTRSRISPQSSAEEIAMEQLLSSRSNLGVQDTSYYFTETALRLKGELVSVDFHKLFVSGDSTQDVTLRNHDRIFVPKRTKTVYVFGQVLSPGHAEYIEGADYRYYIRKADGYAKDAREGDVKIIKGSTRVWLDPDETTIEDGDYIWVPKERTYPFAYHLNVWAQVAGIVGTAATVALLIHNLSRN, encoded by the coding sequence ATGAACGGTGCGTGTACAAAGTTTTTTGTGATTGCAGTGATGCTTGTGTTGAGCTGTCCGGTCCACGGCCAGGTCTCGTCGGGCATTTCTCTGCCGGATTTGTTGAAGATGCGCCCTGAAATTGCATCAGATGCAAAAGATGCCGGCGGCAAACAAGTCCCGATGGATGCGCCGGTGGATCCTGCCGAGTACTTTGTCGGACCCGGCGACCTGCTGGCACTCAATATCTGGTCGAGCATGCCCGTTGCTCATCAATTGACAGTCACACCCGAAGGAACCCTCCTGATTCCGAACGTCGGCGTTGTTGATGTGAAGGAACAAACGCTTGAAACCGTAAAGAAGAGCGTGTCTGCACTGGTCGTACGTAAATACCCGTCGGCAGAAGTAACATTGTCGCTTGTTTCGGCGCGCAGAATTGTTGTGCAGGTGACCGGCGATGTGTTCTTCGAAGGGAAGCACGAAATCAGTTCACTGCAACGGGTCGACAATCTCATCGATATCGCCAACGACCCGCCCCGAACGGTTACCGATGCCGGCGTGTTTCGCGAGGCCATGTATATCCGGAGAAGTTCTTCTGTGCGCAACATCATCATTCAGCGAAAGAATGGAAGACGGTTGCGCGCCGATCTTATCAAGTACAGGGCAACGGGCGATAATATACACAATCCCTATCTGCGGGAAGGAGATCAGGTGTTCGTGCCTGCACGCAGAGATATTGCGATAGGTGTTACGGGTGGAGTTCGTCAGCCGGGTAATTTCGAATTTGTATCCGGCGACAGTCTTTCCGATCTCATTTCGATGGGATTCGGATTCCGTCGCGAGGCCGACTCGACGAACGGTATTCTGACCCGTCTCTCCCCCGATGCAATTGCGATGGAAAAAGTCTTCGTAAATCCCGCAGCCATTGTATCAGGCCGGGAGGCGAATATAGCGCTCAGACCCGGCGACAGGCTTGTGATCAAGAATATTCCCGACCCGCGAAAAGCCTATATCGTCGACATACAGGGCGAAATTGCCTATCCGGGTCAGTACCCGCTGACGGAGAACTCGACAAAACTCTCGGAGGTGATACGGGCGGCCGGTGGTTTTTCGTCGGAGGCTAATATCAAAGGGGCGACGTTGACGCGGTCCCGCATTTCTCCGCAAAGCTCGGCAGAGGAGATCGCGATGGAGCAGCTTCTCAGTTCGCGCAGCAATCTCGGCGTCCAGGATACATCGTACTATTTTACAGAGACTGCGCTTCGTCTCAAGGGTGAACTGGTGTCGGTGGATTTCCACAAGTTGTTTGTGTCAGGCGATTCGACGCAGGATGTTACACTGAGAAACCACGATAGGATTTTCGTTCCCAAAAGAACCAAAACCGTTTATGTGTTCGGGCAAGTCCTTTCACCCGGTCATGCTGAATACATCGAAGGAGCAGACTACCGTTACTATATCCGGAAAGCCGATGGTTACGCGAAGGATGCGCGGGAAGGTGACGTGAAAATCATCAAAGGCAGCACGCGTGTGTGGCTTGACCCCGATGAGACCACCATCGAAGATGGCGACTACATCTGGGTGCCCAAAGAGCGTACGTACCCGTTCGCCTACCACTTGAATGTGTGGGCGCAGGTTGCGGGGATTGTCGGAACGGCCGCAACCGTGGCGCTGTTGATTCATAATCTTTCAAGAAACTGA
- a CDS encoding oligosaccharide repeat unit polymerase has translation MSWVSVVCFAVCAGILVSFLKRGSDILSPGRLFGFIWCLSIGLTELKFSALQHEWRIEGWVLLLTGVGAFLIGIFGAFVLNLDKRLVPISEMRQSLRREKVRERLLFLLICIAVAAYAISYLVIFLAKGWLPIFVVGTKTSRVEFNVIGFTVLLYSAGFIVFFTLLYTLLVPDQKRRKAVLIVLSVLTMGSYFLLLQRFQVIMAAVMCLTFLYYATHHIRVRTVVPLLMAVTGFFYWIMSLRLGSLVASYTYWVSKMTIPIDFAFITEPYMYIVTNMENFARSVHLLDHHTFGYFTFDFIVSITGLEGWSAQYFNIDRTPYITSYYNTYTAFWPFYRDFGVIGLAVVPLILGFVSGTLYYKMRIAPSIKSVTAYSVMVFVMLISFFVFPISFLWFQYNLLAMYWILRLTMVPSMGTPSTTSVGS, from the coding sequence ATGAGTTGGGTATCGGTAGTATGTTTTGCAGTCTGTGCTGGTATCCTCGTTTCGTTTCTTAAGCGCGGGAGCGACATCCTGTCTCCCGGGAGATTGTTTGGTTTCATTTGGTGCCTTTCAATTGGCCTTACTGAACTCAAGTTTAGCGCATTACAGCACGAATGGAGAATCGAAGGCTGGGTTTTGCTGCTTACGGGGGTTGGTGCATTCCTTATAGGAATTTTTGGTGCTTTTGTTTTGAATCTCGACAAGCGCCTCGTGCCGATTTCCGAGATGCGCCAATCCCTGCGGAGGGAGAAAGTTCGGGAGCGCTTATTGTTCTTGTTGATCTGTATTGCTGTTGCCGCGTATGCAATTTCGTACTTGGTGATATTCCTTGCAAAGGGTTGGCTTCCCATTTTTGTTGTAGGGACAAAGACCTCTCGGGTTGAGTTCAACGTAATCGGTTTTACAGTGCTGCTCTATTCTGCCGGTTTCATCGTATTCTTCACGCTGCTTTATACTCTCCTTGTACCAGACCAAAAGCGCAGAAAAGCAGTCTTGATTGTGCTTTCTGTGCTTACCATGGGATCGTATTTCCTTCTGCTTCAGCGATTTCAGGTTATCATGGCAGCAGTTATGTGCCTGACGTTTCTATATTATGCCACTCACCATATTAGAGTTCGCACCGTTGTGCCGTTACTTATGGCCGTCACCGGATTCTTCTACTGGATTATGTCGCTCAGGCTCGGTAGTCTTGTTGCAAGCTACACATATTGGGTCTCGAAGATGACAATCCCCATCGATTTTGCGTTCATTACAGAGCCGTACATGTATATTGTAACCAATATGGAGAACTTCGCACGATCGGTGCATCTCCTCGATCATCACACGTTTGGCTATTTCACTTTTGATTTCATCGTCTCGATAACGGGCTTGGAAGGATGGTCTGCTCAGTATTTCAATATTGATAGAACACCATACATCACTAGCTATTATAATACATATACAGCATTTTGGCCATTCTACCGAGACTTTGGAGTTATCGGCCTCGCTGTCGTTCCTTTGATATTGGGTTTTGTTAGTGGAACACTGTACTACAAAATGCGGATCGCACCGTCCATCAAGAGCGTTACCGCGTACAGTGTCATGGTGTTCGTAATGCTCATTTCGTTTTTCGTTTTTCCGATCTCCTTTCTATGGTTTCAGTATAACCTGCTCGCAATGTATTGGATCCTGCGGTTAACCATGGTGCCATCGATGGGAACACCATCTACCACAAGTGTGGGGAGTTGA
- a CDS encoding Gfo/Idh/MocA family oxidoreductase: MKIAVVGLGYWGPNLVRNFLSIDGIDGVVACDTLPRRLENIRKKFPTVETTSSFDDVVWRDDIEGVVVSTPVSTHYPLGMRVLKAGKHLLLEKPMASTTTEAEELLDLAYAKMLTLMVDHTFVYTSAVQKMKELINKGDIGDVLYFDSVRVNLGLFQHDTNVIWDLAPHDISIMDYLIDGKPVAVSCVGVNHFSEYEDVAYVTVHFAEKLMAQFHVNWLSPVKVRKILLGGTKLMVVYDDMEASEKIKVYDKGVDMKGEDAVYKKLVQYRTGNMYSPNIDTGEALARMAAEFVDCINTGKPSISDGQAGVNVVKVLEAANISIKAGGRRVDLSYLSKSNNRSLISIPTFSN; encoded by the coding sequence ATGAAAATAGCGGTCGTCGGTTTGGGTTACTGGGGCCCGAATTTGGTCAGAAACTTCCTCAGTATTGACGGGATTGATGGTGTTGTTGCTTGTGACACCTTGCCGAGGCGTTTGGAGAACATACGCAAGAAGTTTCCGACTGTAGAAACAACATCGTCGTTCGACGATGTTGTGTGGCGCGATGACATTGAGGGGGTTGTCGTATCAACGCCCGTTTCCACCCATTACCCGCTCGGTATGAGAGTGCTGAAGGCAGGCAAGCATCTTCTTCTCGAAAAACCAATGGCATCGACAACGACGGAGGCGGAAGAGCTATTGGACTTGGCTTATGCGAAGATGCTGACACTTATGGTTGACCATACATTCGTGTACACGAGCGCCGTCCAGAAGATGAAAGAACTCATTAACAAGGGGGATATCGGCGACGTTCTCTATTTCGACTCGGTGCGCGTGAACCTCGGGCTGTTCCAGCACGATACCAACGTTATCTGGGACCTTGCACCGCACGACATCTCTATTATGGACTACCTCATAGACGGCAAACCGGTTGCTGTTTCCTGCGTAGGCGTCAATCATTTCAGCGAGTATGAAGATGTTGCCTACGTTACAGTCCATTTCGCTGAAAAGCTCATGGCGCAATTCCATGTCAATTGGCTTTCACCGGTAAAGGTGCGCAAGATCCTGCTTGGCGGAACAAAACTCATGGTAGTGTACGACGACATGGAAGCGAGCGAGAAAATAAAAGTGTACGACAAGGGTGTTGATATGAAAGGAGAAGACGCCGTGTACAAAAAACTCGTGCAGTACCGCACCGGAAATATGTATTCACCCAACATTGATACTGGCGAGGCGCTTGCACGAATGGCTGCGGAATTCGTTGATTGTATCAATACGGGCAAGCCCTCCATTTCCGATGGCCAGGCCGGCGTGAACGTGGTGAAAGTGCTCGAAGCAGCGAACATTTCCATCAAGGCGGGAGGGCGTCGGGTTGATCTCTCCTATCTTTCGAAATCGAACAATCGTTCTCTTATCTCAATACCAACATTCTCCAATTGA
- a CDS encoding N-acetyltransferase, translated as MNTLFQSIAPDVKLGKGVRIFNFVNMYGCEVDDNTKVGAFVEIQKGVKIGKNCKISSHTFICEGVTIEDNVFVGHNVSFINDKMPRATTADGSMQTEADWHVVPTIVKKGASIGTSTTILCGVTIGENAIVGAGSVVTKDVPPDTIVAGVPARVRRTI; from the coding sequence ATGAACACGCTATTTCAGAGTATTGCCCCCGACGTAAAACTTGGCAAAGGAGTCCGCATCTTCAATTTCGTCAATATGTACGGCTGTGAAGTCGACGACAATACGAAGGTAGGCGCTTTCGTCGAAATCCAGAAAGGTGTCAAGATCGGGAAGAACTGTAAAATTTCCTCGCACACATTTATTTGCGAAGGGGTGACGATTGAGGATAATGTGTTTGTCGGGCACAACGTTTCGTTCATCAACGACAAGATGCCTCGCGCAACAACCGCCGATGGCTCGATGCAGACGGAGGCGGATTGGCATGTGGTTCCGACGATTGTGAAAAAGGGTGCCTCAATCGGTACAAGCACAACGATCCTGTGCGGTGTGACAATAGGCGAGAACGCCATAGTTGGCGCAGGCAGCGTTGTCACGAAAGATGTTCCGCCCGATACGATTGTTGCCGGTGTTCCCGCCCGGGTTCGCAGAACGATCTGA
- a CDS encoding dTDP-4-dehydrorhamnose 3,5-epimerase family protein, with protein sequence MFKTGKIEGVRVTNLVKFVDERGWLVETFRQDELEELFFPVMGYISMTNAGVARGPHEHVDQADHFAFLGPSNFKVYLWDNRKSSPTYMVRQIVYAGEDAPKSVIIPAGIVHAYKNVGGKQGMVVNSPNRLFAGSGKTGPVDEVRHEDDPNSMFKLD encoded by the coding sequence ATGTTCAAAACCGGAAAAATCGAAGGTGTTCGTGTTACGAATCTCGTCAAGTTCGTTGATGAACGGGGATGGCTTGTTGAAACATTCCGACAGGATGAACTTGAGGAACTGTTCTTTCCCGTCATGGGGTACATTTCCATGACGAATGCCGGGGTTGCCCGCGGCCCGCACGAGCATGTTGATCAGGCCGATCATTTTGCGTTCCTCGGGCCATCTAACTTCAAAGTATATTTGTGGGACAACAGGAAATCCTCGCCAACGTACATGGTCAGGCAGATTGTGTATGCCGGCGAAGACGCGCCAAAGTCCGTTATCATTCCGGCGGGCATTGTTCATGCCTACAAGAATGTCGGCGGGAAGCAAGGCATGGTCGTAAACTCTCCGAATCGGTTGTTTGCCGGATCCGGAAAAACAGGCCCTGTCGATGAAGTCCGGCATGAAGACGATCCCAATTCAATGTTCAAGCTCGATTAA
- a CDS encoding flippase, translating to MVQRKIARNFFSLFLSSVVGQVFTLWGFIHIARVSGPEGFGKFSFAQVILLYFLHLSEFGLQTHGTRAVAQERGRVAEHVATITLLRIILAVGWFLVLLILTLVLPKPVDVKTLIVVFGISLLPSAVLLEWVFQGVERMEYVGVGRVLKGVVFAGLVFAFVREPEHLIYSVVSYSAAIVVAAGTLLVIYCVKFKPSFAKTDWQSIKRTFVLAAPLGAGSIITQINYNFGMLALAFFVSDEEVGIFSAAHKVILFLWAFAVVAASNAILPALATAYKRSTSEFSGVLKNLFRVFVLLALPVAIGGAVLGAPIMNYLYSSDFSESIIVFQISIWVVAIVLYRVIFENALIASQKRRRYFTGFIVAGGITIVGNIALIPILGIIAPSIVGLLSELVLLTYFALSCKFIRWSYALQVSVRPLLAGVIMGVAIMCLNLNLFLMLISGILIYFASLLVLRCVTIGEIRGFLLPAKA from the coding sequence TTGGTTCAGAGGAAGATAGCCAGAAATTTCTTCTCGCTATTTCTGTCAAGCGTTGTCGGCCAAGTATTTACGCTGTGGGGATTTATTCACATCGCTCGCGTGAGCGGTCCTGAGGGCTTCGGGAAATTCTCATTTGCCCAAGTCATTCTTCTGTACTTTCTCCATCTTTCGGAATTTGGTTTACAAACGCATGGTACGCGAGCGGTTGCGCAAGAAAGAGGGCGAGTTGCTGAGCATGTTGCCACCATAACGTTGTTGAGGATTATTCTGGCTGTCGGCTGGTTTCTTGTGCTTTTGATCCTAACGCTTGTGCTTCCAAAGCCAGTTGACGTAAAAACCTTGATCGTTGTCTTTGGAATATCGTTGCTCCCATCTGCCGTCTTGCTTGAGTGGGTATTTCAGGGTGTTGAACGGATGGAGTATGTTGGCGTCGGGAGAGTTCTCAAAGGCGTCGTTTTTGCGGGGTTGGTCTTTGCATTTGTTCGTGAACCCGAACACTTGATCTATTCAGTTGTATCTTACTCTGCGGCAATTGTGGTTGCAGCAGGGACTCTTCTCGTCATCTATTGCGTGAAGTTCAAGCCGTCCTTTGCAAAAACTGATTGGCAGAGCATCAAGCGTACATTTGTTCTTGCTGCTCCATTAGGGGCGGGGTCTATCATCACGCAGATTAACTACAACTTTGGAATGCTCGCACTGGCTTTCTTTGTCTCCGACGAAGAAGTCGGGATCTTCTCGGCTGCTCACAAAGTCATATTGTTTTTATGGGCGTTTGCCGTAGTTGCGGCTTCCAATGCAATTCTGCCTGCTCTTGCCACGGCATACAAGAGGTCAACATCAGAATTTAGCGGTGTGCTGAAAAACCTCTTCCGCGTATTTGTCTTGTTGGCTTTACCTGTCGCAATTGGAGGCGCAGTGCTAGGAGCTCCGATAATGAACTATCTTTATTCATCTGACTTTAGTGAAAGCATTATAGTTTTCCAGATCTCCATCTGGGTCGTGGCAATTGTATTGTATAGGGTGATCTTTGAAAATGCGCTCATTGCATCGCAGAAACGGCGTCGCTATTTCACAGGGTTTATTGTGGCTGGTGGGATAACAATTGTTGGGAATATCGCCCTGATTCCAATACTCGGAATTATTGCTCCATCGATCGTGGGGTTATTGTCTGAGCTCGTTTTGCTTACCTATTTTGCTCTGTCATGCAAGTTCATAAGGTGGTCATATGCACTACAAGTTAGCGTGAGACCGTTGCTAGCCGGAGTGATTATGGGGGTAGCTATCATGTGCCTGAACTTGAATCTGTTTTTGATGTTGATTAGTGGCATTCTGATTTACTTCGCATCACTGCTGGTTCTACGTTGTGTGACGATCGGTGAAATCAGAGGTTTCTTGCTTCCAGCGAAAGCGTAG